In the Euphorbia lathyris chromosome 5, ddEupLath1.1, whole genome shotgun sequence genome, one interval contains:
- the LOC136230431 gene encoding myb-related protein 315-like, with product MGRKPCCDKVGLKRGSWTIQEDEKLTNFILNNGIKCWRVLPKLAGLARCGKSCRLRWMNYLRPDLKRGALTEAEEDQIIQLHSRLGNRWSQIAAHFPGRTDNEIKNHWNTRIKKKLKLVEQSKNSDKHVSKEAIDSDQLKLADDPIQDSNSSQNLSKSESEALNTDQSESFNSTIDEHSKQEDEDHQHWIDNVDYLLSWDGYTNLEDIFPFDKHI from the exons ATGGGAAGAAAACCTtgctgtgataaggttggtttGAAACGAGGTTCATGGACCATTCAAGAAGATGAAAAACTTACAAATTTCATCCTCAACAATGGGATTAAATGCTGGAGAGTCCTCCCAAAACTTGCAGGTCTGGCAAGGTGTGGAAAGAGTTGCAGATTAAGATGGATGAATTATTTAAGACCTGATCTCAAAAGAGGAGCTTTAACTGAAGCTGAAGAAGATCAAATTATCCAACTTCATTCACGTTTGGGTAACAG GTGGTCACAGATTGCTGCACATTTTCCAGGCAGGACGGATAATGAGATAAAAAATCACTGGAATACAAGAATTAAGAAGAAATTAAAGCTTGTTGAGCAAAGCAAGAATTCTGATAAACATGTTTCTAAGGAAGCAATTGATTCAGATCAGTTGAAATTGGCTGATGATCCTATTCAAGATTCCAATTCATCTCAGAATCTGAGTAAATCAGAATCGGAAGCCTTAAATACTGATCAATCGGAATCATTTAATTCAACAATTGATGAGCATTCAAAGCAAGAAGATGAGGATCACCAACACTGGATTGATAATGTGGACTATTTGTTATCTTGGGATGGCTACACCAATTTAGAAGATATATTTCCTTTTGACAAACACATTTGA